The following is a genomic window from Micropterus dolomieu isolate WLL.071019.BEF.003 ecotype Adirondacks linkage group LG04, ASM2129224v1, whole genome shotgun sequence.
GATTGTTTGTTTATAGGCCTTTCTCACAAGCATGTCAATCAAGACTttacagagacagaaaatacacaaaacgcTTTGTAGATAACTTGTTGTTGGTTGACAATTTTGTGAAgcattatacaattattcaaacAATTCTGATGATCGAACATAAGATATGAAATTATTGTAGCTGCCGGTCAACTTACCTGTCTATCTTTGTACTCAGTCTGTAGATCTGCTGAGCCCTGCAGTCCTGTCAATTCAAATACTTGTAGCCTCGTGGAGAAAGTCGAGTCTCATCCTCCTACACCACCAGTATGGTCCAGACCTCATGTGAGCTCAGGATATGCAGACAAATTGTCTGTGGGACTGGAAGACTTAACTCAGCACCCTCGGATCATGAGGGAGACCAGGAGCAGTGGCTGCTTGAAGATCAGTGCTCCCAGACAAGAGTGTCCACTCTGTCACAAAGTATGTTATCCCTCCAGTATGCCATACTCCATACTCCGAAGGACAGTCCcactttataatttatatttgttcTGAGGACAATCCTTAAGTTAAAAGGAAAGTTATAGTTGAGTTGAGTTTACTTAAAGTAAACTGGTAAACTACTGGGTAAACTACTGGGCAAACTGGCCTTCGTCCGTCTGTTTGGTCACAGTCCGGCCGTGATCACAGGGTTGCTCCTTAGCACGGTTGCATTGCCCACTTGGGGCATTGCTCTGGGTCTTAAAAAAATGAAGTCAATGTGGAAGAggcttaaacctgcattctttctaatggccagcaggggcaaatccactggttgcaaaaagaagtctagATTGCATTGGATTCAATGAGAAAaagaccctacttctcactttatttattacttcagTAAACATTTTCCTAATGAGTTAATGATCTCAGTcattagtttcaagtcttttgGGTGTTGTCGGTGTTTTCATCTAAGAACATTGAAcatttcaatgtgttttcagtgcatgaaagttaaatgtaacattttggtcgcctaaaaatgtcttgttcgtGTTTGGTTATATAGAGTTGGCTGTTAATTTTTTCCAggaacatttagttttaagcatgtttcacattttcaggctgtttcttttctcaaaatatgttttgtgttaaggatttttttcacttgccaaaattagcatcccaaaTTAGTATaccagttaacatgaattacggATGCACGTTACGGACTAGCTCCACCCCatatccaaatatggtcacttctggttccaaaaaaacaagatggcaacatccaaaatgccaaacttgaggctttaAAACGGTAATCCACAGTCATGGTGGCTATGTCCACTTTTTTTGCAGTCTATGTGCTGCTCCCTGTTTTTTGAGTATGAATCCAACAGATGAAGAGTAGTCTTAATTCTCACACATCGCACCTTTAATGCTATAGGTAGCCTAACTTTGCTCCAAAGATCATCTTTTCTAGTCTGAAATCTGGTGGAGGTGGTGCTGTCAGGTCATATGAAGTCTTCATAAATGTGGACATATGTTCCCAGCTTTGAGAAATTTATAATAGGCCTACGTGAACCGATCAGACCAAGACTTTTGACATGAGTTTACTATTGTCGGCAATAGCGACAGGTAgttaaaaaccaaaaaaggaGCAAATGAAATGTACGGGAGTaaactttttcacatttaaaaatgctCTCCTGTTCTGCTCTGCCCCCAACTATTTCTACAATAAAGTCTCCTAAAGTCTAAAATTACCTCTATAATTTTTCCATTGTTAAACTGTGTTCACCTTGTCTTTGCAGATATTTTCATGTCTGTCAAGTTTGAAGACTCACATATGCAAGAGTCATGGAAGCAGAGCACCTCTGTCACCAGCATACATCAAGTCCAGCAGGACAGATACTGAGCAGTCACCACGAAGGGGCAAGGTCAGCATCACATTTCTTTAAATGGAATTAACTTATGCCTTTGGATAAAATGCACTCTAACTAAAACAATCAATTTCATATTCGAGGTAAGACACTCCTGAATCCATAACAACGGTGCCTGTTGTTTTAGGAGAGGACGTTTGGCTGTACAGTGTGTGGGAAAGTGTTCAAGCGCTCCTCCACCCTCTCCACTCATCTGCTCATACATTCAGACACCCGGCCCTACCCCTGCCAGTACTGTGGCAAAAGGTTCCACCAGAAGTCTGACATGAAGAAACACACCTTCATACACACCGGTGGGTTTATGTGTCTCCTTtggatgtttttattatgtCAAAGTCATCAGATGACATCATTCAATTATTAAACTGAGCTGCAGTTTTATTTTCCAACTGCTACTTGCTTCCAGCACATACACATATCCCAGCCTCGCATGTGGCTTTCAAACAGTCAGAGCAGTGtctgttaaagaggtcatattgtgctttttggctttttccctctcctttattgagttctacatcttttttgtgcatgtactaggtttgcaaagtgaaaaagcccaaagtccaccccaaaggaagttcccatctcccacagaaaacactgctctgaactgcttgaaaacagcttgtttgtagtccagccttttcttcctctttcttgtgatgtcacagcaaAACACGTGTCATAATTCTCGCCTAGCATCaagtcagacacgccctcaaaaacaccggtggaaaaacactgagacgtctgcctgctgcctctcctctcccttccaaacactagctaccctccaggcagtcaatggacagaaagttgctactgtgatgtagaaacagaactcagttaaaactttatggatgaaagattattttgttacagattaataacccgccactctgaaactcttgcaaggggatatacagctgaacctaAGCCGTGTCTACATGCTTCTcacgacccgccctactctACTTCTGACTTCTTACTCTACCTTacctaggaactgtgcatgtgcaactcccaacaaagatcatttagagacaagatgtatcactccatagctaaaacaaagcattcaacacacagggtgaaaagaggagctgcagcaatgtgcagtatgacaaaaatatggtgttatttgaaaatgaaaccatgtaaacctgttctggtacaacctctaaataagattttgaacctcaAAATGAGCATACCAGTAATAGGACCTCTTTAAATCAGGTTGAACATCTTATGTATTCATATGCCTTGTGCCTTCTTATTTGTGTGCCAGGGGAGAAGCCCCATGTGTGTCAGATATGTGGGAAGGCATTCAGCCAGAGCTCCAACCTCATCACCCACAGCCGTAAACACACGGACGACCGGCCCTACCGCTGTCCCCGCTGCTTCTACAGCTTCCAGCACAAAGTGGACTTGCGGCAGCACCAGGAGCACCACTGCCTCTGACACGGCCGAGACAGCATCTTCAGCCTTTTACCAGAGGAAACACATTCAGGACAGAAAGCTACTGACTGTGTTGTTAAGTCAGATCGTACATCCAAAGCTATTGTATGTTATAATTTAGATTCAACTGTCTTTTAGGACACTGAGCTAAGAAGGATATTTTTTACTCTGCTCACAGGTTTCCAACACAGTAATGGCATTATTACAGGACCCTTGCAGCAGAACAATCGTTACCTTGAACCTACTGTGTACCTATTCATTTGTAAAAATCCAAATAGTACTTAGTATTCTGAGTTACACTTGTGTTAAttacagtgttttatatttatatacaacaATGTATACCTTTATTTGTGActtgttttaattaaaagtatGTCAATAGCTGAGAAATTAAGGAAGTGCTGCTTTTTCCTCACGATATGTTCCTGTTGTCTGATCACGTGAGGGCGGACCTCAAAGGTTTATGTGCAGCCAAACTTTTACTTTCCTCTACAGTACACACATTTGATATGGTAGAAAGGTAGCATTGACACAGACTGGTGACACCTCACGATTTTATTACATCTCACTTTGAATTAATAGAGTACAGAATCAGTATGAAGTAAATGATCTATATCCAGGAGATGCCTCAACAGCAGTACACAAGGCTAGAGTGAATATTACTTCAAGTCATCACAGCAAGAGTTCACACTAAATACAATGAAACTGAGATATCCATTAGTGTTTTTGCGTGATGTTTATTTATCTTAAGTTTTGACACAGAGTGTGTccttgaatattttttttatgtggtcATTTTGAGCTGTTAAAAGCCATTGATTTTGTACCACTGAGCTCTGGCAACAACATCATTGGAGTAGTCTTTACCCGTTGTGTGGGAATCCACGTTTTCATAGGAATGGACGTTTCCGTCCCCCATATTGTAGGCTGCTATTCCTCCTGCAGAGACAAATGAGAGCAAAGCTAAGCAAAGTGTGAAGATAGTTGGTGCATGTGCGAAGTCTACGGGTTCAGGAAAACAAACCCTTCAGCTGCTGCTCCAGGCTCCAGCCAGGAAATTTGTTGCAGATCCTATTGATGAAATAAACCAAGATCTCGGTGCCTTGGCAGAGGTGTTCCTCACTGTCCCATGCACCCAGTGCAGTGTGTCTACCTCCGTTTGGATTCACATCAACCTACAGAAATGGGATGAACATTGCACTTATTGTATTGTAATGTGAGGCTCTAAGAGGATGGGGGTAATATTTGTTTAGACCTGCATCAGTCCCCAGGCGTTATACGCTCCTCTCTTTTCGTCATAGTCTCCCCAGCCATTGTGTAGTACATTTCCGGCCCTGGACTCCCTGGAGATGATGGCAGCAATGAGAGCTGGTTCAATTCCATATTTAGCTCCcacattgtttattttggaCTTGTACTTTTGCATTCTGCCCGCGTCAGTCTTTGCCATGGTTTGTGATGCCCTCTGACCTTTAGAGAGAAATCAAGCAGAGATCAAGAACATGGCCTCAGTGTTTAATATGCATCTATTTTCCTGTCATCTACAAAAACCTGTAGCAACCTTTCTGGATGCAGATGAGGGCTGTGTGGGGTTTATTTTCCACAATTTGATCAAATCATCGCCTGAATTTCTCACAGCAGTATTTACCTGAGTATCCCAGCTTGTCCTGCTGAGCTGTTTGTGCCGAAGCACCAGTAGTTTCAACACTCATGATGTTTCCGTAACCTGCCAATGTTCATGTAATTAGATTATTTTTCATCCACACACAACAACGTAACGTTTGCATTGCATGCCTGGCACTAAAGgagcttgttgtgttttttaaagaaaaaggtTAAACGACAGATAAAACAATGTTACAATAGACTTTTAGATTAAAAATATAACGTGATTAATATAGGCTAAAGATTAAGTGATAAGACAAGTGTGACCTAGTGTGACCCTGTGAATAGTTATTCCACTGTTTCTTCCTTCCTGGTTGTGTTTATGCCACAACGCTTACAGCTAAAAGTTCAACAGTAAGACGTTTGCACTCACCCATCTTCCCGGTGTCCTCTTCTCCTGGTCTCTGAAATTGAAATGTGAGAGCTGCAACACAGTCTCCTCTGTACACTTTTGGTGAAAGTACGTAGGACTATTTATACCCAGTGTGTTCCTTTTAGTTTCGCTATGACTTCCTCATACTTCCTGCCATTCTAGTTTCTGCCTGTAGAGGGCCTTATGAAACAGCTCAGCTAGAAGCTCACTGTGGCAGGCTGTGAACAGGCAAAGTAAAGTTTGGCAAGATTTGTTCAAATTCCACAAGGCAACTCCCTTTCATTTTAGGAATATTGAGATTTTGAAATAATGCACACAAGTCTacatcttttcatttttattccttaatagaagtctatgagatcCCTGATATTTTGCAGGACAACTGAAATCTGCTGAGGTGATGTTCAGTCTTTCAACCTGAACCCTGGTCATagtaattttaatttgttgattttttaatTGCCTTTCAGcatgaaatatattttacttgTTTTGAAATTCAGACCCAAGGGCAGGTAGCttaatctttcattttcatGAACAGTCAAAAGTTCATCATTGCAAAGCAGCAGGCAAAAACTAAAAGGTCAGTGACCTGCCTATGTTTCTTTCCTGTGCAGCACAACAATGAAACTGTAACTCCCAAAGTTCAGATGGAAATGTCACTGTGGAACATCactttaaacatttcttttccATTTGGCAAAGATATGCAACAGTTGTGTAACACACATTTCCCCATTACATCTGCTTTTCTTAGTGCTTCAGAAAGCAACTTTTCCAACAAATAGCTAAGAGGAAGCTTTTTTCTGCTgtcatttacaaaaaacaaaccattGGCTTGACCAAATTCAAAGATTAGGAGGATAATGAAAATGGGTTCAGTCACGATGcatcatctttttttcccccagcgTGGTTCTCCTGGTGATAACCTATTCTATACTTTGTTTCATTGTCAcagtctctctccctcaccctgCAGCAGTCTACTGTTCTGCAGGTGAGTCGCCAGCCTGCAGCTGCATTTCTGCCCTGCCCCCAGGTTGTCGCCTCGGGTCTCCTGTTCTGCCCCTGTTCAGACTATTGCcggtttattttttacttttgtcacgctctgccggttggccatcctttgtgttgcacttttgagtttagtatctgccttaggacagaacccaaaactcaacatactgtctagtgtccagtatctgctatgtagtctgttgtgttttgagttcctCTGAGTTATTGTGTGGTCAGTTCATTATCTGTTTAATTGGTCTTCGATTCCATGTCATGTTCTTAGTCTTGTACTTTAGTCCATGTCTTTAGGGTTTACTCcgggtcttgtgttctctgttaagctctgtactgtgttctagttctgtgttctgatattttgtaacatgtgtgcGTTTCTGTGTTGTTgcttattcactctgccccagatctgcttgtcatgtcaagtctctgttttcctctgctctctgcctcgttagtctcatgtctgtcacctgtgttgctcccgccctgctcgttagtccctgtgtatatatatacacctgGTGTTTCGGTCTTATCTTTGcccggtcattgttcatgttaccccacAGTCTGTCGTGTGTGCtctctgcctgtaaccagccttgcttgtcttgtctccctgtacctttggatttctgttaggATCACCTTGTTTTTTGGACTCCGTTAACCAGCCACTCggtcagtaagtgtgctcgcctttagtttgttttcccATCAATAAACCCccgttgaactatacctgctccgctctgtcctgcgtttgggtcctccaacctgcctccacaccactaATCGTGACAACTTTATTTTGCCTGCTCCCTGACAGatctgtttacctgtttggACTGCCTTCTCTGGATCTGACACTTGCCTTCCTGATTGTAAACCTTGCACCTTATTGTTTATATCCTCTGtatattttgcatttcttttatgTTTGGCATGGTGCTACTTGTAtttataggcctatattttCCTCGTATGTGCAAATCTTCcaggcaataaacctgattcacCATCCTGTAAGCCTTTGACTAATTTGTTCTGCACATCTGTGATCGCGGCTGAAATTTTATCAGTAGCTTTGACCCCATCTGTAATGTACAGCCACAAGTTTGTCTCATCCTTAAGTTTGGACTTTTCCCATTCTGCATCTTGTACATACCAATGTTGGTACAAAGGCTGATGATAAATTATGCCAGAAATCCAGTGGCTTCACTTATAAGCCGTGTGTAGCCTGTACACCAGCACTGTGCTGTAGAAATAGTTTAACGCTTTAATTATGTAAACAATTATAAACTACTCATATGGAGAATCCATAACTAGTGAATTATCAGTAAATTAGATTGTTTATAAGGACTTATACGTGTTAAGTATTTAACTGTTTATACACATCTATAGATCATTCACAGGACACTTTAATCTGTTTATGCGTAAAGGGGAAGTTAGAATAAATTGTTTCTGTACAAGTTAAATAATTTCCTTGTCATGGGCTCaatttatttgtggttttcctttgcatatttttatgttatatttattCGCTTGAGTCTGATGTGTTCAAACTGTTTCAAACCAGGAGGACGTGGAGGAAGCAACGTGAGGCAAACACTGAGGTGAAAGGGAAGTGAGTTATTGTCCCGGCACGATCAGCAGAACCAGAAGCAGTTTATGGAAAGACTTAAGGTACTTTAAAACCTTTAGCGCCTGTCGCAGTTTGCATCAAAATCATATTCCTTCATTGAGTCATAACTCAGTCAAATGTGAACACGACAACATGATACACGTTTCTAGATTCAGTGTGACTTACACTTTCCAAGGCTAAAGACATACTATAGATAAAGATGTCAATAAATGTCCAGAAATTGGGTTAGTAAGTCAACATCATCTGGAGTTTTTATAACTCCAGAACTTACCGGTCATGGATTGGGGCGCTGAGTGCAGACTGGggtgaggacccaaatgcagacaatggcaaGGTGAGGAGGTTGGAGTTCAAAAAAGTTTATTAAttcaaaaaactaaattaaacagGCTTACAAGGAGCTCGAGGCAAAGTCCAACAAAGGTACTCCAGAACACAAGGCAAtccaaaacacagggaataatccAGAACAAGGAAGACAAAGGAACAGGCAAGAACACTCAACTTTAGACACAAGGACGTGATAAAAACtggagagacaagcaggcatacatatacacagggactaacgagcggggcgggagcaacacaggtgagcggcatcagggctaacgaggcagagacagagaggcaagcaggcaggcagagagacagcagggggaaacagagagaacactagacacgcagacatggggcagcgtgaataaccaagaagacagaaacacacacacacaagttacaaagaaccagaacctaaacaagaacacagaaccAGAACACAGAGCACACAGGAGAACaaatcacaataatacaaacaaggaccaggaatgaataccaaaacatgaactaaggacatggaactaaactcagactcccaaacaagacacacagacaggataaTGACAACCTGAGAATCACCACAAGTTTTCCTCGGTATCAAAGTAATACTGTGATAGTTGTCTGTACATTAGAAACAAGTCCTAATAGCTAATTCGGCATAACACAAAAACAGCCTACAGGTGTGCCATCGTCTGGTCTGAGGAAGGgtgtcagactttgaaaacccctggtgtTTTGACATATTACGCTCATTACAGACactgttttgtcattttattagGTTGTGGGCAGTTTCAGGTTTTAAAAGCCACCATTGCTTTTGTACCACTGAGCTCTGGCAACAACATCATTGGAGTAGTCTCCACATGAGGTTCCGGCGTCCACCTCTTCGTAGGAAAGGATGTTCCCATCTCCTGCATTGTAGGCTGCTATCCCTCCTGCAGGGACAAACACAAATGagaacaaagcaaaacaaagtgtGATGGGAGTTTGTCATAAAAGTCTACTGATTCAGTAAAACAAACCTTTCAGCTGCTGCTCCTTGCTCCAGTCAGGAAATGCATGCTTTATgcgtaaaatgaaatgaatcagGATGTCGGTGGCCTGGCAGAGGTGTTCCTCACTGTCCCATGAGCCTTTTGGGGTGTGTCCACCTCCATGTGGATTGACATCAATCTGTGGAAATGTTAATTCACAAAGTTCACATCACTGATGTTGTATTGTAAGGTAAGCGACTGCTAGAAGGAAGGGAGTAAAACAGTTTACCTGCATCAGCCCATAGGCATtgtatttctgtctcttttcatCATAGCACCCCCAGCCTCCCATCAGGGTCTTTCCAGCCCTGCATGATCTGGAGATGATGGCAGCAATGAGAGCAGGATCAACTCCTTTCTGATGAGCCACGTTTTTGATGATGGATTTGTAGTTGTTCATTTCTATCAGATCAGTCTCTGCCATGGCGTGTGACGCCCTCATACCTGTATGTACAATGAAGTAGTCATGGAGAGAAAAGGAATATGGCCTCAGTGCAGGTCTCTCATCTGTAAAGTTACACTGTAgatagggctgcacgattaatctaattgCAATCGCAACCGCGATGTCGTCATGCGCGATTTCATTACTgcaaaaagtgtgcgatttGAGCAGAAaaaatgtgctgtgtgtttgAGACTCCTCTCAGTTTGCACTGCAGTCTGATCATTATTTCCGCCCACACTGGGCTCTCGCACGTGCCCATAAATTAGATAAGTACAACCACAAAAAGTAATGTATGGGCAGTGAGGAGTAATACtaaagacaacaacctaccatAACCCCCCCTCCTCgccgctaatcgttcaaaacatatcTGGTGTTATGCCTAGTTTTGGATGCCTGCAAAgtattgcatgcacctccaaataggctactgcttttaaatgctataatatccttcgtggggttcatcaatggtgattaatgattcgaagtatatattttttgaacGTTTACagtcgttaatattttgtagaagtagcattcattgagattcagctaAAAGACGTGGTGATTACCacgtttgatcaatgagcacagcaagtgtctgaaaaggaccttaagaggGGGATGCATAATTCGGAAGATCACATGTTGTAGGCTGATCTGCCGAGATATGCATCCACCTCTgttggcaggcaggcagaattcggcaccTGTTGCTCTGTGATAGAGACAGTTTTGGTAACGTTAGGCTACGTGTCGTCGGCAGCTAAAGTtgtcagacagaagaaaacaggtaTAAGATAAAGAAGGTTTGGCTTTATCGCTGgccagttaacgttagctgtattgCTGCCTTTTAACTTTTCAGCAAAGCTATAAAGCCGATGTCAGTCACTTCtcgtcaaccgaccaatcacagcctggatggggcaggacattataaaaagtttgacgtgctacagcaaatcattaaatgttgaacaatgattattgacaagttaatactttgcattaacaaattagagacaaATATAGATAATTTggcttgcacaaggattaaataaataaaaacaacccacagaaatgaaacagttgtaactggatttaatattcaactagtggtaaaatagtataGCCTAcatgaaattataataaatatagtaaTTAATGTATTAACATTATACTCATTGACACTAGTTCCTCCTAGTGTCAATGAGGTTGTGGAAAGAGCCtgtgcagtggacagatgtagatttagatCCAGGATGCCGCTGTGCCAGTATttgcctcctcctgagagcaacatgcaccccttgttctgttttactaaagttattgttataaatattgtttattatttaactttgttcaagttgagaaaaacacatttcaatatgtcagtattttgtgcattttccttgacaatcaagcaagtagactcatagtaggctaccatttgttccatt
Proteins encoded in this region:
- the LOC123969547 gene encoding zinc finger protein Gfi-1b-like: MPRSFLVKRGGLHHLRPAARSPSPGSTPVTFSQLGKKVGSWDTSLKYSTAETPDSSGVPMALLQQDLQDANQSNGSGHLQPFSPKSYVCRSAEPCSPVNSNTCSLVEKVESHPPTPPVWSRPHVSSGYADKLSVGLEDLTQHPRIMRETRSSGCLKISAPRQECPLCHKIFSCLSSLKTHICKSHGSRAPLSPAYIKSSRTDTEQSPRRGKERTFGCTVCGKVFKRSSTLSTHLLIHSDTRPYPCQYCGKRFHQKSDMKKHTFIHTGEKPHVCQICGKAFSQSSNLITHSRKHTDDRPYRCPRCFYSFQHKVDLRQHQEHHCL
- the LOC123969549 gene encoding lysozyme g-like, producing MGYGNIMSVETTGASAQTAQQDKLGYSGQRASQTMAKTDAGRMQKYKSKINNVGAKYGIEPALIAAIISRESRAGNVLHNGWGDYDEKRGAYNAWGLMQVDVNPNGGRHTALGAWDSEEHLCQGTEILVYFINRICNKFPGWSLEQQLKGGIAAYNMGDGNVHSYENVDSHTTGKDYSNDVVARAQWYKINGF
- the LOC123969552 gene encoding lysozyme g-like — translated: MPPKTVKRALTDMLEDLSDIQLMQFCSAILDRRDEPRVRRRALEGQNYLEIVDVLVTTFTESGANEVALETLKEIGCNAQRESFAKDISEGSLTSVSCYGDIMIVETTGASMGTAQQDKLKYSGMRASHAMAETDLIEMNNYKSIIKNVAHQKGVDPALIAAIISRSCRAGKTLMGGWGCYDEKRQKYNAYGLMQIDVNPHGGGHTPKGSWDSEEHLCQATDILIHFILRIKHAFPDWSKEQQLKGGIAAYNAGDGNILSYEEVDAGTSCGDYSNDVVARAQWYKSNGGF